TATTACTCCTGCTTCTGGTCTTGCATGAGGCATTGCAACTCCTGGAATAATTATATAATATGGTCCATATTTTTGAGTATTCTCAACAATTGCATGATAATAATCTTCTGTTATTGCACCACTTTTCTCTAATAAATTTGTTCCAAGCTTTATAGCATCTTTCCAATCCTTAGCTTCACATTGTAAAGAGATTGAATTATTTTCAATTAAGGCTTCCTTTAAATTCATAGTAGTCCTCCATTTATTTCAATTTTTCGAGTATTTTTTGTTCCATCTCTTTTACGTCTAATATATTTTTTAAGGCTATAATTTTAGTCTTTGATGTTTCTTTTAACTGTGAAGCTAGATGTACAGAAGCAATCACTAAATCATATCCTCCCAATGAAGTTTTAGCTTGTCCTATACTACAATTTTCACATACTGCTTGAATTTTATTTTTATCTAAAATATTTTTTGCTTT
This portion of the Fusobacterium sp. SYSU M8D902 genome encodes:
- a CDS encoding PTS sugar transporter subunit IIB; the protein is MIKLLAVCGNGMGTSTLMKLKAKNILDKNKIQAVCENCSIGQAKTSLGGYDLVIASVHLASQLKETSKTKIIALKNILDVKEMEQKILEKLK
- a CDS encoding PTS sugar transporter subunit IIA; translated protein: MNLKEALIENNSISLQCEAKDWKDAIKLGTNLLEKSGAITEDYYHAIVENTQKYGPYYIIIPGVAMPHARPEAGVIKDSFSLITLKEPVVFEKDGAKEEVYILITLAATSAENHNEFGIVQVADLFEEENNIEKIKLAKNPEEILNLIR